The following proteins come from a genomic window of Pirellula staleyi DSM 6068:
- the rplU gene encoding 50S ribosomal protein L21, with protein sequence MYAIIAENGRQYKVEEGQVFQIDLRDDVGAGDSVTFSKVLLIGGGEKPIVGVPVVEGASVTAEVVAQELGDKIYIQKFRRRKNYRRRTGHRQMYTRVKITKISV encoded by the coding sequence ATGTACGCCATCATTGCCGAGAACGGACGTCAGTACAAAGTTGAAGAAGGCCAAGTATTCCAAATCGATCTGCGCGACGATGTCGGCGCTGGTGATTCGGTGACTTTCAGCAAGGTGCTTCTCATCGGTGGTGGCGAAAAGCCAATCGTGGGTGTTCCTGTGGTCGAAGGTGCCAGCGTGACCGCAGAAGTGGTCGCACAAGAGCTTGGCGACAAGATCTACATCCAAAAGTTCCGCCGCCGCAAGAACTATCGCCGCCGCACGGGCCATCGCCAGATGTACACCCGCGTGAAGATCACCAAGATCTCGGTCTAG
- a CDS encoding sigma-54 dependent transcriptional regulator, whose product MAKLLVVDDEPSICWGLKQLGKRLGHEVQIASSAEQGIALAGTAPYDLVMLDVRLPGMDGLTALKQLHPLLHGAPVVIMTAHGDLSTAVEAVRGGAREYLLKPFDLTQIEQLLAKLLAQKAAPAEPANLHRSSQTDGLVGQSLAMQEVFKRIALVAASEACVLVSGESGTGKELVARAIHRYSDRASGPFVPVNIAALNPSLVESELFGHTRGSFTGADHAHEGLLLAADGGTLFLDEVADIPLPVQVKLLRTLDHGEVMPVGSGQTKKTRFRLVSATHQDLPALVASGQFRHDLYYRLCTFQITLPPLRDRGDDVQLLAQHFASMAGRALQFAPEAMKEIRSRHWPGNIRELRSAIEHAMIVARDGVILSEHLPASIAVPRTSPANTGDERDQITTRLREWALARVKEAGETGELYEELLKLVEPPLLEAVLKKCKGQCATAARILGMHRTTVRKKIDEYGLQAEEEE is encoded by the coding sequence ATGGCGAAGTTGCTGGTAGTCGATGACGAGCCAAGCATTTGCTGGGGTCTCAAACAACTGGGCAAGCGACTCGGGCACGAAGTGCAAATCGCTTCGTCGGCGGAGCAAGGGATTGCGCTCGCCGGAACAGCTCCCTACGATCTCGTGATGCTGGATGTTCGTCTGCCTGGGATGGACGGTCTGACTGCCTTGAAACAGCTGCATCCACTGCTGCATGGCGCGCCGGTGGTGATCATGACCGCGCACGGCGATTTGTCGACAGCAGTGGAAGCGGTTCGTGGCGGCGCGCGAGAGTATCTCTTAAAGCCGTTTGACCTAACTCAAATCGAGCAACTCCTCGCGAAGCTGCTGGCGCAAAAAGCCGCTCCTGCCGAGCCGGCAAACCTTCATCGCAGTTCACAAACCGATGGCTTGGTAGGGCAATCGCTCGCCATGCAGGAAGTGTTCAAGCGCATCGCGCTGGTAGCCGCCAGCGAAGCCTGCGTGCTGGTCTCGGGCGAAAGTGGCACAGGCAAGGAACTGGTTGCACGCGCGATTCATCGCTATAGCGACCGAGCGAGCGGTCCATTCGTTCCTGTGAATATCGCTGCCCTCAATCCGTCGCTCGTCGAGAGCGAACTTTTCGGACACACACGAGGCTCGTTCACTGGAGCCGATCATGCGCACGAAGGGTTGCTGCTGGCAGCCGACGGCGGCACGCTATTCCTCGACGAAGTGGCCGATATTCCCCTTCCTGTGCAAGTGAAACTTTTGCGCACGCTCGATCACGGCGAAGTGATGCCAGTGGGAAGCGGCCAGACCAAAAAGACCCGTTTTCGCCTGGTTTCTGCTACGCATCAGGACCTTCCCGCGCTCGTGGCAAGTGGCCAGTTTCGGCACGATCTGTACTATCGACTTTGCACATTTCAGATCACGTTGCCTCCGCTACGCGATCGTGGCGACGACGTGCAACTCCTCGCGCAGCACTTTGCATCGATGGCTGGCCGGGCGCTTCAATTTGCTCCCGAAGCGATGAAGGAAATTCGCTCGCGACACTGGCCTGGCAACATTCGCGAGCTACGTAGCGCCATCGAGCATGCCATGATCGTTGCGCGCGATGGTGTGATTCTGAGCGAGCATTTACCAGCCTCGATTGCGGTGCCACGAACATCACCAGCGAACACCGGTGACGAGCGCGATCAGATCACCACGCGCCTTCGTGAATGGGCCCTCGCGCGGGTCAAAGAAGCGGGCGAAACTGGCGAGCTTTACGAAGAACTGCTCAAACTGGTCGAGCCGCCGCTGCTGGAAGCTGTCCTCAAGAAATGCAAAGGACAGTGTGCCACGGCAGCCCGTATTCTGGGTATGCATCGCACGACCGTTCGCAAAAAGATCGACGAATACGGTCTGCAAGCCGAAGAAGAAGAGTGA
- a CDS encoding HAMP domain-containing sensor histidine kinase — protein MRWPLRRQILLPMVSVVLAAVLVVSVMNAYLASRQVIAEVDEQQADVVRTLAATNFPLESSVLKQARGLTGAEYLIATLDGAATAASSDELLQLDTATLQSHGRGASIVAKLAGDDVELIHFPAILDRRAVGGSQLQLHAFYPAKAWRAARFQAIWPPLAIGAVAIALTIAAAYVVALRVTGPIDQLQKQVTQIAAGDYRQMPETSIDDEVHRLGQAINQMAQRLADYEEEIRRSERLRTLGQLGGGIAHQVRNAATGCRLALDLLERDLESGRADIDANHESLEVATQQLSLIESYVQRLLTLGRKETRELQPIDLRQTLLDLIPLVTPTASHLGIELATSLGDLPVPMRGDAPSLQQMVINLLMNAIEAAADRRNLSGTGAVEIRLHSERPTSCEIEIIDNGSGVSEFAAAKMFEPFATDKPQGTGLGLCVAKQTAAAHGGEIRWSREQHQTHFFVTLPLLVSDVPHGEVAGSR, from the coding sequence ATGCGGTGGCCACTTCGCCGCCAAATCCTGTTGCCGATGGTCAGCGTGGTGCTGGCTGCGGTGCTGGTGGTGAGCGTCATGAATGCCTATCTCGCATCGCGGCAAGTGATTGCCGAAGTGGACGAGCAGCAGGCTGACGTCGTGCGCACGCTCGCCGCTACGAACTTTCCACTCGAATCGTCGGTTCTAAAGCAGGCACGCGGCTTAACAGGGGCCGAATATCTGATCGCCACGCTCGATGGCGCAGCGACAGCCGCGAGTTCCGACGAGCTGCTGCAACTGGACACCGCCACGCTCCAGTCGCACGGACGCGGGGCTTCGATTGTCGCGAAACTTGCCGGCGACGATGTCGAGCTGATCCATTTTCCAGCGATCCTCGATCGGCGTGCCGTGGGAGGCTCGCAGCTTCAGCTGCACGCGTTCTACCCGGCGAAAGCGTGGCGAGCTGCTCGTTTTCAAGCGATCTGGCCCCCCCTTGCCATCGGCGCGGTTGCCATTGCCCTCACGATTGCGGCGGCTTACGTCGTGGCTCTCCGCGTCACTGGTCCCATCGATCAGCTGCAGAAACAAGTGACGCAGATCGCAGCGGGCGATTATCGGCAAATGCCTGAGACCAGCATCGACGACGAAGTCCACCGGCTCGGTCAGGCGATCAATCAAATGGCTCAGCGTCTGGCTGATTACGAAGAAGAGATCCGTCGGAGCGAACGTCTTCGAACCTTGGGGCAACTAGGAGGCGGCATTGCCCATCAGGTTCGCAACGCGGCCACCGGCTGTCGCCTGGCACTCGATCTGCTGGAACGGGATCTCGAAAGTGGTCGCGCCGATATCGATGCCAACCACGAGTCGCTGGAAGTGGCCACCCAGCAGCTGTCGCTCATCGAGTCGTACGTACAGCGGCTGCTGACGCTCGGACGCAAGGAAACACGCGAACTACAGCCGATCGATTTGCGGCAAACGTTGCTCGATCTCATCCCTTTGGTGACCCCCACGGCATCGCACCTCGGAATTGAGCTGGCGACATCACTCGGTGACCTGCCTGTACCGATGCGGGGCGACGCGCCGTCGCTGCAGCAGATGGTGATCAACCTGCTGATGAACGCGATTGAGGCAGCCGCCGATCGCCGCAATCTTAGTGGAACTGGCGCGGTGGAGATCCGTTTGCATAGCGAGCGTCCTACGTCGTGCGAGATCGAGATCATCGATAATGGGAGCGGCGTTTCCGAATTCGCGGCCGCCAAAATGTTCGAGCCTTTCGCGACCGATAAGCCGCAAGGGACTGGGCTAGGGCTGTGCGTTGCCAAACAAACGGCGGCGGCTCATGGGGGTGAGATTCGCTGGTCGCGCGAGCAGCATCAAACCCATTTTTTCGTCACGCTTCCTCTTCTTGTAAGTGATGTGCCGCATGGCGAAGTTGCTGGTAGTCGATGA